The following are encoded together in the Halopseudomonas salegens genome:
- the ftsZ gene encoding cell division protein FtsZ yields the protein MFELIDNVPQNAVIKVIGVGGGGGNALQHMVTNNVEGVDFICANTDAQALKNVSARTVLQLGSTVTKGLGAGANPLIGREAAIEDRERIAEVLQGSDMVFITAGMGGGTGTGAAPIVAEVAREMGILTVAVVTRPFPFEGRKRMQVAEEGIRELSQHVDSLITIPNEKLLTVLGKDASLLAAFSKANDVLLGAVQGIADLIMRPGMINVDFADVKTVMSEMGMAMMGTGHASGPNRAREAAEAAIRSPLLEDVNLMGARGILVNITAGPDLSLGEFSEVGNTVEEFASETATVVVGTVIDPELRDELRVTVVATGLGNKSDKPVKVVDNTAQAAAPSRNEASAPNYRDLDRPTVMRNQPAGGNAAVQRQNQPADDLDYLDIPAFLRRQAD from the coding sequence ATGTTCGAACTGATCGATAACGTACCGCAAAATGCAGTGATCAAAGTCATTGGTGTTGGTGGTGGTGGTGGTAATGCCCTGCAGCACATGGTGACCAACAATGTCGAAGGCGTCGATTTCATCTGCGCCAATACCGATGCCCAGGCATTGAAAAATGTCAGCGCACGAACCGTTCTGCAGCTGGGATCTACGGTCACCAAGGGTCTGGGCGCCGGCGCCAACCCGCTGATCGGTCGCGAAGCGGCGATCGAGGATCGCGAGCGTATTGCTGAAGTTCTGCAGGGCTCCGACATGGTATTCATTACCGCAGGCATGGGCGGTGGTACCGGTACCGGTGCAGCACCCATCGTTGCCGAAGTGGCGCGTGAAATGGGTATTCTGACCGTGGCCGTCGTCACCCGCCCGTTCCCCTTCGAAGGCCGCAAGCGCATGCAGGTGGCGGAAGAAGGTATTCGTGAACTGAGTCAGCACGTGGATTCGCTGATCACCATTCCGAACGAGAAACTGCTCACCGTACTGGGCAAGGACGCCAGTCTGCTGGCAGCCTTCAGCAAGGCCAACGACGTATTGCTCGGCGCGGTACAGGGCATTGCTGATCTGATCATGCGTCCGGGCATGATCAACGTCGACTTTGCCGACGTGAAAACCGTCATGAGCGAAATGGGCATGGCAATGATGGGTACCGGTCACGCCAGTGGTCCGAACCGTGCCCGTGAAGCCGCTGAAGCCGCCATCCGCAGCCCGCTGCTGGAAGACGTCAACCTGATGGGCGCACGCGGGATTCTGGTCAACATTACCGCCGGCCCTGACCTGTCGCTGGGCGAGTTCTCCGAAGTGGGTAATACAGTTGAGGAATTTGCCTCGGAAACCGCTACAGTAGTGGTTGGCACCGTCATTGATCCGGAACTGCGTGATGAGTTGCGCGTTACCGTGGTGGCCACGGGGCTTGGCAACAAGTCCGACAAGCCGGTCAAGGTGGTAGACAATACTGCTCAGGCCGCCGCTCCGTCGCGTAACGAAGCCAGTGCGCCAAACTACCGTGACCTGGATCGCCCGACCGTTATGCGCAACCAGCCGGCCGGTGGCAACGCCGCGGTGCAGCGGCAGAATCAACCGGCGGATGATCTGGATTATCTGGATATTCCGGCGTTCCTGCGGCGGCAGGCTGATTGA
- the murC gene encoding UDP-N-acetylmuramate--L-alanine ligase, giving the protein MRRIRRIHFVGIGGAGMCGIAEVLMNLGYQVSGSDLKRSAVTERLETFGARVDIGHRAENVQEADVLVVSSAINTANPEVSAALGRRIPVVPRAEMLAELMRYRHGIAVAGTHGKTTTTSLIASVLAAEGLSPTFVIGGRLTSAGTNAQLGESRYLVAEADESDASFLHLQPMVAIVTNIDADHMSTYGGDFNKLKRTFIEFLHNLPFYGLAVACIDDPVVREILPQINRQVITYGMAEDADIRAVDIRQTGMQTHFTVLREGRDPLRVFVNMPGEHMVLNALATIAVATDEMISDQAIIKGLTEFAGVGRRFQVYGHYPVAGGEVMLVDDYGHHPREVAAVIKAVRAGWPESRLVMIYQPHRYSRTHDLYEDFVQVLSENNALLLMEVYPAGEEPIPGANSKQLCGSIRQRGQVDPIYIERDADPMPLLQKLLQPGDILLTQGAGDIGGLAPRIAAALATLQQEAGDD; this is encoded by the coding sequence ATGCGGCGAATCCGGCGTATCCACTTTGTCGGCATTGGTGGTGCCGGCATGTGCGGTATCGCTGAAGTGCTGATGAATCTGGGTTATCAGGTTTCCGGCTCCGACCTCAAGCGCAGCGCGGTAACCGAGCGGCTGGAGACTTTCGGCGCTCGGGTAGATATCGGTCACCGCGCGGAAAATGTGCAGGAAGCCGATGTGCTGGTGGTTTCCAGCGCCATCAATACGGCCAACCCCGAAGTGTCGGCTGCCTTGGGTCGTCGTATTCCTGTAGTACCACGGGCGGAGATGCTGGCCGAGCTGATGCGCTATCGCCACGGTATCGCCGTAGCGGGTACCCATGGCAAAACCACTACGACCAGCCTTATTGCCTCGGTCCTGGCCGCCGAAGGCCTGAGCCCGACCTTTGTTATCGGTGGCCGCCTGACCAGCGCCGGCACCAACGCGCAACTGGGCGAAAGCCGTTATCTGGTGGCGGAAGCGGATGAGAGCGATGCTTCTTTCCTGCATCTGCAACCGATGGTCGCAATCGTGACCAATATCGATGCCGACCATATGTCGACCTATGGCGGTGATTTCAACAAGCTCAAGCGCACCTTTATCGAGTTTCTGCACAACCTGCCGTTCTATGGGCTTGCCGTGGCATGCATTGATGATCCGGTGGTGCGCGAGATTCTGCCGCAGATCAACCGTCAGGTCATTACCTACGGGATGGCTGAGGATGCCGATATCCGTGCAGTTGATATCCGCCAAACCGGCATGCAAACGCATTTCACCGTATTGCGTGAAGGGCGCGACCCCTTGCGGGTATTCGTCAATATGCCGGGTGAACACATGGTGCTGAATGCCCTGGCGACCATCGCCGTAGCCACTGATGAAATGATCAGCGATCAGGCCATTATCAAGGGTTTGACCGAATTCGCCGGTGTCGGTCGGCGCTTCCAGGTCTATGGCCATTACCCGGTAGCCGGTGGAGAAGTCATGCTGGTGGATGATTACGGGCATCATCCACGGGAAGTGGCGGCAGTGATCAAGGCTGTGCGTGCAGGCTGGCCGGAAAGCCGCCTGGTAATGATCTATCAACCGCACCGCTACAGCCGTACCCATGACCTGTACGAGGACTTTGTGCAGGTGTTGAGCGAGAACAATGCCCTCTTGCTGATGGAAGTCTATCCGGCAGGCGAAGAACCGATTCCGGGTGCCAACAGCAAACAGTTGTGCGGCAGTATTCGACAGCGCGGACAGGTGGATCCGATCTATATCGAGCGCGATGCCGACCCCATGCCCTTGCTGCAGAAACTCCTGCAGCCCGGTGACATCCTGCTGACGCAGGGTGCCGGTGATATCGGCGGTCTGGCACCGCGCATTGCCGCTGCTTTGGCCACCCTGCAACAGGAGGCCGGCGATGACTGA
- the murD gene encoding UDP-N-acetylmuramoyl-L-alanine--D-glutamate ligase, giving the protein MALISTDKQRIIVGLGSSGLAVARYLAGRGVPFAVCDTRSQPPGLEQLKRFAPMADLHLGELNAALLSTADELIVSPGIALSIPALQAAKAAGVSLVGDIELFAREAKAPIVAITGSNAKSTVTTLVGEMAKAAGIRVAVGGNLGTPALDLLDQKAELYVLEVSSFQLETTERLNAEVATVLNISEDHMDRYVDLVSYHQAKHRIFRGARQIVINRDDALSQPLVADQLPRWSFGLSRPDLRGFGLLSHNEETWLAFEFKPLLPVSALKVRGAHNQANALAALALGHAAGLPMSAMLAALQSFTGLPHRCQWVAERGQVQWYNDSKATNVGAALAAIQGLAAGFSGKQVLIAGGDAKGADLVPLVEPISQHCRAVILLGKDAPSLARILNGRVPLIEVAGIEQAVAAAVDLAQIGDLVLLSPACASLDMFSSFEERGQRFADAVEALPC; this is encoded by the coding sequence GTGGCACTTATCAGCACGGACAAACAGCGGATCATCGTCGGGCTCGGTAGTAGCGGGCTTGCGGTCGCCCGCTATTTGGCCGGCCGGGGTGTGCCCTTTGCTGTTTGCGACACCCGTTCACAACCGCCGGGACTGGAGCAGCTCAAGCGCTTTGCGCCCATGGCTGACCTGCACCTGGGCGAGCTGAACGCGGCGCTGTTGAGCACGGCTGACGAGTTGATTGTCAGCCCGGGCATTGCCTTGTCGATCCCGGCCCTGCAGGCAGCCAAGGCAGCGGGTGTCAGTCTGGTCGGTGATATCGAGCTGTTTGCCCGTGAAGCCAAAGCCCCAATTGTTGCCATCACCGGCTCCAACGCCAAAAGTACAGTTACGACGCTGGTTGGTGAGATGGCCAAGGCAGCCGGTATCCGCGTCGCTGTTGGTGGCAACCTGGGGACGCCAGCCCTGGATTTGCTGGACCAGAAAGCCGAGCTCTATGTGTTGGAAGTCTCCAGCTTTCAGCTGGAGACTACCGAGCGGCTGAACGCCGAAGTGGCCACCGTACTCAATATCAGCGAAGACCACATGGACCGTTATGTCGATCTGGTCAGCTATCACCAGGCCAAGCACCGGATTTTCCGGGGTGCCAGGCAGATCGTGATCAACCGTGATGATGCCTTGTCGCAACCGCTGGTGGCCGATCAGCTGCCACGCTGGAGCTTTGGCCTGTCCAGGCCTGACTTGCGCGGCTTCGGGTTGCTCAGTCATAACGAAGAAACCTGGCTGGCCTTCGAGTTCAAGCCCTTGCTGCCAGTCAGTGCCTTGAAGGTGCGTGGTGCGCATAACCAGGCCAATGCGCTGGCAGCGCTGGCACTGGGCCATGCGGCCGGCTTGCCGATGTCGGCGATGTTGGCTGCACTCCAGAGTTTCACGGGTTTGCCGCATCGCTGCCAATGGGTGGCTGAGCGTGGTCAGGTGCAATGGTACAACGATTCCAAGGCGACCAATGTGGGCGCCGCGCTGGCTGCGATTCAGGGTCTTGCCGCCGGTTTTTCCGGCAAACAGGTGCTGATTGCCGGTGGCGATGCCAAGGGCGCTGACCTGGTGCCTCTGGTCGAGCCGATCAGTCAGCACTGCCGTGCAGTGATTTTGTTGGGCAAGGATGCGCCATCGCTGGCCCGGATATTGAACGGGCGGGTGCCATTGATTGAAGTCGCCGGTATTGAGCAGGCGGTTGCTGCTGCGGTTGATCTGGCACAGATCGGCGATCTGGTTTTGTTGTCGCCGGCCTGTGCCAGCCTGGATATGTTCAGTAGTTTTGAGGAGCGTGGGCAACGCTTTGCCGATGCCGTGGAGGCGCTGCCATGTTGA
- the lpxC gene encoding UDP-3-O-acyl-N-acetylglucosamine deacetylase, with product MIRQRTLKNTIRATGVGLHSGEKVYLTMKPAPVDSGIVFRRVDLEPMVDIPARAENVGETTMSTTLVKDGAKVDTVEHLLSAMAGLGIDNAVVELSAPEVPIMDGSAGPFVFLIQSAGIEEQDAPKQFIRIKREVSVEEDGKKATFVPFEGFKVSFAIDFDHPVFRGRSQFASVDFSSTSFVKEVSRARTFGFMRDIEYLRSQNLALGGSVDNAIVVDEYRVLNEDGLRYEDEFVKHKILDAIGDLYLLGKSLVGEFRGEKSGHALNNKLLRSLLANQDAWDIVTFEDSGTAPISFMRPAAAV from the coding sequence ATGATCAGACAGCGCACATTGAAGAACACCATCCGGGCAACCGGTGTTGGGCTGCACTCCGGTGAAAAGGTCTATCTCACCATGAAGCCGGCGCCGGTAGATAGCGGAATCGTGTTCCGACGAGTTGATCTGGAGCCAATGGTGGATATTCCGGCGCGTGCCGAGAATGTCGGTGAAACCACCATGTCTACCACCCTGGTCAAGGATGGCGCCAAAGTCGATACCGTTGAACACCTGCTGTCAGCCATGGCTGGTTTGGGTATCGACAATGCCGTCGTTGAACTGAGTGCCCCGGAAGTGCCAATCATGGATGGCAGTGCCGGGCCTTTCGTGTTCCTGATCCAGTCTGCTGGCATCGAGGAGCAGGATGCACCGAAACAGTTCATTCGCATCAAGCGCGAAGTCAGCGTTGAAGAAGATGGCAAGAAAGCCACTTTTGTTCCCTTCGAGGGATTCAAGGTGTCCTTCGCCATTGACTTCGATCACCCGGTTTTCCGTGGCCGCAGCCAGTTCGCCAGTGTCGACTTTTCCAGCACCTCTTTCGTCAAGGAAGTCAGTCGTGCGCGCACCTTCGGTTTCATGCGTGATATCGAATACCTGCGCTCACAGAATCTGGCCCTGGGCGGCAGTGTGGACAACGCCATTGTGGTCGACGAGTACCGTGTATTGAATGAAGACGGCCTGCGTTACGAGGACGAATTCGTCAAACACAAGATTCTGGACGCGATTGGTGATTTGTATCTGCTGGGTAAAAGCCTGGTTGGCGAGTTCCGTGGCGAAAAGTCCGGTCATGCACTGAACAACAAGTTGTTGCGTTCATTGCTGGCCAATCAGGATGCCTGGGACATAGTGACTTTCGAGGATTCCGGCACTGCGCCGATCTCCTTCATGCGCCCGGCTGCCGCCGTCTGA
- a CDS encoding DUF721 domain-containing protein: MSLYPLSARQPGDLLRTSSTLRGLFQQARQLERLQLLLDSQLEPAAREHCRIASLRDGVMRLIVSNGHWATRLRYQQRRLIRQLQAFNEFATLTKIHCKVQPVKPPRTVPPRVMRPSKVAAESLQTTAEGIEDPTLRSALERLARHHRQNAGTAEE, translated from the coding sequence ATGTCTTTATATCCACTTTCTGCGCGCCAACCAGGCGACTTGCTGCGTACCAGCAGCACGTTGCGCGGCCTGTTTCAGCAGGCACGGCAGCTCGAGCGACTGCAACTTTTGCTGGATAGCCAATTGGAACCAGCGGCCCGTGAACATTGTCGAATTGCCTCGCTGCGCGATGGCGTCATGCGCCTGATTGTCAGTAACGGCCACTGGGCTACCCGGCTGCGTTACCAGCAACGACGCCTGATTCGTCAATTACAGGCTTTTAATGAATTCGCCACCTTAACCAAAATCCACTGCAAGGTACAGCCCGTTAAGCCGCCACGCACTGTGCCGCCGCGCGTTATGCGGCCGTCAAAAGTGGCTGCCGAAAGCTTGCAAACAACTGCCGAGGGCATTGAAGACCCCACGCTGAGGTCTGCGCTTGAGCGCCTGGCGCGCCATCACCGGCAGAACGCCGGGACTGCTGAGGAATAA
- the ftsA gene encoding cell division protein FtsA yields MANKQGSKMIVGLDIGTSKVVALVGEISADGELEIVGIGSHPSRGLKKGVVVNIESTVQSIQRAIEEAELMAGCQIHSVYAGIAGSHIRSQNSHGIVAIRDGEVAPADIERVLEAGQAVAIPADQKVLHSLPQEYVIDNQEGVREPLGMSGVRLEAKVHVVTCALNAVQNIEKCIRRCGLEVEDVILEQLASSYASLTEDEKELGVCLVDIGGGTTDIAIFTEGAIRHTAVIPIAGDQVTNDIAMALRTPTQYAEEIKIRYACALAKLAGPEETIKVPSVGERPPRDLSRQALAEVVEPRYDELFTLIQAELRRSGYEDMIPAGIVMTGGTAKMEGAVELAEEIFHMPVRLGVPQEFKGLVDVVRNPIYATSVGLLHYGHQHHGGHSAGGPDSSKDPLWGRLTRWFKGNF; encoded by the coding sequence ATGGCGAACAAGCAGGGGAGCAAGATGATTGTCGGGCTGGACATTGGCACCTCCAAGGTGGTTGCCCTGGTGGGCGAGATCAGTGCTGATGGCGAGCTGGAAATTGTCGGTATCGGTTCGCACCCGTCGCGCGGTCTGAAAAAAGGCGTGGTGGTGAATATCGAATCCACCGTGCAATCGATTCAGCGCGCGATCGAGGAAGCCGAGCTGATGGCTGGCTGCCAGATCCACTCAGTGTATGCCGGCATTGCCGGTAGCCATATTCGCAGTCAGAACTCCCACGGCATCGTTGCGATTCGCGATGGTGAAGTGGCCCCGGCCGATATCGAGCGGGTGCTGGAGGCCGGTCAGGCGGTGGCCATCCCTGCGGATCAGAAAGTGTTGCATTCGTTGCCGCAGGAATACGTGATTGATAACCAGGAAGGCGTTCGCGAGCCCCTGGGTATGTCCGGCGTGCGTCTGGAGGCCAAGGTTCATGTGGTGACCTGCGCCCTGAACGCGGTGCAGAACATCGAGAAATGCATCCGCCGCTGTGGTCTGGAAGTCGAAGACGTGATCCTCGAGCAACTGGCCTCAAGCTATGCCTCGCTGACCGAAGACGAAAAGGAACTGGGCGTCTGTCTGGTGGATATCGGTGGTGGTACCACGGACATCGCGATTTTCACCGAAGGGGCCATCCGGCATACCGCCGTGATCCCGATTGCCGGTGATCAGGTCACCAATGACATTGCCATGGCGCTGCGTACGCCGACCCAGTATGCCGAAGAAATCAAGATTCGCTATGCCTGCGCCCTGGCCAAGCTGGCTGGTCCGGAAGAAACCATCAAGGTGCCCAGTGTGGGTGAGCGCCCGCCGCGCGACCTGTCGCGGCAGGCCCTGGCGGAGGTGGTCGAGCCACGCTACGACGAGCTGTTCACCCTGATTCAGGCTGAGCTGCGTCGTTCCGGGTACGAAGACATGATACCGGCCGGCATCGTCATGACCGGCGGCACCGCCAAGATGGAAGGCGCGGTGGAGCTGGCCGAAGAGATTTTCCATATGCCGGTACGCCTTGGCGTGCCGCAGGAGTTCAAGGGGCTGGTCGATGTGGTGCGTAATCCGATTTACGCCACCAGTGTCGGTCTGCTGCATTACGGCCACCAGCATCACGGTGGTCATTCAGCTGGCGGCCCGGATTCTTCCAAGGATCCACTGTGGGGACGTCTGACCCGTTGGTTCAAGGGCAATTTTTAA
- a CDS encoding D-alanine--D-alanine ligase produces MTEVINVGRVAVLFGGSSAERDVSLKSGAEVLKALQEGGVDAFGIDAGSDLAARLIAEQPDRVFIALHGRGGEDGSLQGLLENLKLPYTGSGVLASALGMDKLRTKLVWQGLDLPTPAYAVLRDRSDCAAIVERLGLPLIVKPIHEGSSIGMAKVTSLDELEQAWTEARRYDDCALVEQWMTGREFTVAILDGKALPAIGLQTTHTFYDYHAKYVANDTRYLLPCGLSTEQEHQLADLCLRAFDAVGCRGWGRVDVMQDGAGNFQLLEVNTVPGMTDHSLVPMAAKAAGMTFTELVLAILASARY; encoded by the coding sequence ATGACTGAGGTAATCAATGTCGGTCGTGTCGCAGTGCTCTTCGGTGGCAGTTCCGCTGAACGCGACGTGTCCCTGAAATCCGGTGCTGAAGTGCTCAAGGCGCTGCAAGAGGGCGGCGTGGATGCTTTTGGTATCGATGCCGGCAGTGATCTGGCCGCGCGGCTGATCGCCGAGCAACCGGACCGGGTATTTATCGCCCTGCACGGCCGTGGTGGTGAAGATGGCAGCCTGCAGGGCTTGCTGGAAAATCTCAAGCTGCCCTACACCGGCAGTGGCGTACTGGCGTCGGCACTGGGGATGGACAAGCTGCGCACCAAGCTGGTCTGGCAGGGTCTTGATTTGCCGACCCCGGCTTATGCCGTGCTGCGTGACCGGAGTGATTGCGCCGCCATCGTCGAGCGTCTGGGCTTGCCACTGATCGTCAAGCCGATTCATGAGGGATCGAGCATCGGCATGGCCAAGGTCACCAGTCTGGACGAGCTGGAGCAGGCCTGGACCGAAGCCAGGCGTTATGACGATTGCGCCCTGGTAGAGCAGTGGATGACCGGCCGCGAGTTTACCGTGGCCATCCTGGATGGCAAGGCATTGCCGGCCATCGGTCTGCAAACCACGCATACCTTTTATGACTACCACGCCAAATATGTCGCCAACGATACGCGCTACCTGCTGCCCTGTGGCCTGAGCACCGAGCAGGAGCATCAGCTGGCAGATCTCTGTTTGCGTGCCTTCGATGCCGTCGGCTGCCGGGGTTGGGGTCGGGTAGACGTGATGCAGGACGGCGCGGGCAATTTTCAACTGCTGGAGGTCAATACCGTGCCCGGCATGACTGACCACAGCCTGGTACCCATGGCAGCCAAGGCCGCCGGGATGACATTCACTGAACTGGTATTGGCAATTCTTGCCAGTGCCCGCTACTGA
- a CDS encoding cell division protein FtsQ/DivIB, with amino-acid sequence MFGPLIRDRAAAGASTRRKASSRGAVRVAPPVQRQPRLPRWRLPAFSGLGAKLQQVVWPLLLVGLGVGLFELGQRLLPLADRPIALVSVQGELQYIDQTSIQAVVQPYLTASFFGLDVHALRTDLAAMPWVADSTVQRVWPDQLVVHLEEQLPIARWGEGALLNSAGRTFAPDDLSGFIHLPQLNGPERSRERVLQQYQQFNRQLRDQGFGIAELELRERGSWFLTTREGIVISLGRERLNDKLERFLTVDQRLLSERRDQIARVDLRYSNAMAVAWRSPTSTTAGE; translated from the coding sequence ATGTTTGGGCCGCTGATTCGCGATCGCGCCGCCGCCGGCGCTTCGACTCGACGCAAAGCGTCGAGCCGGGGCGCTGTGCGTGTGGCGCCACCCGTGCAGCGGCAGCCCAGATTGCCACGCTGGCGTTTGCCGGCGTTCAGCGGGCTGGGGGCGAAACTGCAACAGGTCGTCTGGCCGCTGTTACTGGTGGGCCTCGGTGTCGGCCTGTTCGAGTTGGGTCAACGACTGTTGCCATTGGCTGATCGGCCGATCGCTTTGGTCAGCGTGCAGGGTGAGTTGCAGTACATCGATCAGACGTCAATTCAGGCGGTGGTTCAGCCGTACCTGACGGCCAGTTTTTTTGGTCTGGATGTTCATGCACTGCGCACGGATCTGGCGGCAATGCCCTGGGTGGCGGACTCGACGGTACAGCGCGTATGGCCGGATCAACTGGTGGTTCACCTGGAAGAGCAGTTGCCGATTGCGCGTTGGGGCGAGGGCGCCTTGCTGAACAGTGCCGGACGTACATTCGCCCCGGATGACCTGAGTGGCTTTATCCATTTGCCACAGCTGAATGGTCCGGAGCGCTCGAGAGAACGCGTCTTGCAACAGTACCAGCAGTTCAACCGGCAGCTGCGTGATCAGGGGTTCGGCATTGCCGAACTTGAGTTGCGTGAACGAGGCAGCTGGTTCCTGACCACGCGGGAGGGAATTGTGATCAGCCTCGGACGCGAGCGACTGAATGACAAGCTGGAACGTTTTCTGACGGTTGATCAGCGCCTGCTCAGTGAGCGGCGTGATCAGATTGCGCGGGTTGACCTGCGCTACAGCAACGCAATGGCGGTGGCCTGGCGTTCACCCACCAGCACAACCGCAGGGGAGTAA
- the ftsW gene encoding putative lipid II flippase FtsW, with product MLISLRPLIVSWAGPLIGPRRLDFDWRLLLAVIVLLGLGLVMVSSASMEVAAGTLGNPLHYMIRQLIYLVLAVSAALAALAIPLRFWEQFRFVLLGLAIVLLVVVLIPGIGREVNGSWRWIALGPINVQPSELAKLFAVVFLSGYLVHRKNEVEEGWMGFIKPFLILFPIGALLMAEPDFGATVILMGAAVGMLFLAGVGLLRFTVLFGAIAAAGAAMVAAAPYRMQRLTAFLNPWDDPYGSGYQLTQALIAFGRGEWLGAGLGNSIQKQFYLPEAHTDFVFAVLAEELGLIGALAAFALLVFVALRSLYIGLWAERSNQLFAAYLAYGIAIMWCGQILINVGVNTGLLPTKGLTLPFLSYGGSSLIVCCISLGILLRIDWERRQAEREVTHA from the coding sequence ATGTTGATCAGCTTGCGACCTCTGATTGTGAGCTGGGCTGGCCCGCTGATCGGGCCGCGCCGGCTCGATTTTGACTGGCGTCTGTTGCTGGCAGTGATTGTCTTGCTCGGTCTTGGACTGGTGATGGTGTCCTCGGCCTCGATGGAAGTTGCCGCCGGTACGCTGGGCAACCCGCTGCATTACATGATTCGTCAGCTCATCTATCTGGTGTTGGCTGTCAGTGCGGCTTTGGCGGCACTGGCAATACCGCTGCGGTTCTGGGAGCAGTTTCGTTTTGTGCTGCTCGGGTTGGCCATTGTGCTGTTGGTTGTGGTGCTGATTCCCGGCATTGGCCGTGAAGTAAACGGCAGCTGGCGCTGGATCGCCTTGGGCCCCATCAATGTGCAGCCTTCAGAGCTGGCCAAGCTGTTTGCCGTGGTCTTCCTGTCTGGGTATCTGGTGCACCGCAAGAATGAAGTGGAAGAGGGCTGGATGGGCTTTATCAAGCCGTTCCTGATCCTGTTTCCGATTGGCGCCCTGTTGATGGCTGAGCCGGACTTTGGTGCCACCGTGATTCTCATGGGTGCGGCGGTCGGCATGTTGTTTCTCGCCGGCGTTGGCTTGCTGCGCTTTACCGTTCTGTTCGGTGCCATCGCCGCTGCTGGCGCCGCAATGGTCGCTGCCGCGCCCTATCGCATGCAGCGGCTTACCGCCTTCCTCAATCCCTGGGATGACCCCTACGGTAGCGGTTATCAGTTGACCCAGGCACTGATTGCCTTCGGGCGCGGTGAATGGTTGGGTGCCGGGCTGGGTAACAGCATCCAGAAACAGTTTTACCTGCCGGAAGCGCATACCGATTTCGTCTTTGCCGTACTGGCTGAAGAGCTGGGTCTGATCGGGGCGCTGGCGGCTTTTGCCCTGCTGGTGTTCGTTGCCTTGCGCAGCCTGTACATCGGCCTGTGGGCCGAGCGCAGCAATCAGCTGTTTGCGGCGTATCTGGCTTATGGCATCGCCATCATGTGGTGCGGACAGATACTGATCAACGTCGGGGTGAACACCGGCCTGTTGCCAACCAAGGGCCTGACCCTGCCATTTTTGAGTTACGGAGGTAGTTCGTTGATCGTCTGTTGCATCAGCCTGGGCATTCTGTTGCGGATTGACTGGGAGCGACGTCAAGCCGAGCGGGAGGTGACCCATGCCTAA
- the murG gene encoding undecaprenyldiphospho-muramoylpentapeptide beta-N-acetylglucosaminyltransferase gives MPKRVLVMAGGTGGHVFPALACARALAAQGYEVHWLGTRRGIEAELVPQAGLPIHYIDIQGLRGKSKLDLLKAPWRVSRALWQSLRLLGTLQPQVVLGAGGYVTGPGGLAAWLKRIPLVIHEQNAVVGTSNRLLAFLASRRCEGFPGSFAGDAKRRSTGNPVRDEILLVPDMGWQGERRPRLLILGGSLGALPLNRLLPQALAQLAPESRPEVVHQCGKQHLEQARAAYQEAGVHAHVEAFIADMAGAYEWADLVVCRAGALTVAELAAAGRPSLLIPLPHAIDDHQTANARYLASQGAAELLPQHGLTTDDMAQRLMTLFSHPEMLQQMAVNARQQAKPNATDDVVKACQEVARAR, from the coding sequence ATGCCTAAGCGCGTATTGGTCATGGCCGGTGGTACCGGCGGACATGTGTTTCCCGCGCTGGCATGCGCTCGTGCCCTGGCGGCACAGGGCTACGAAGTGCATTGGCTGGGTACACGCCGGGGCATTGAAGCCGAGCTGGTTCCCCAGGCGGGGCTGCCGATTCATTACATCGATATTCAGGGGTTGCGTGGCAAGAGCAAGCTGGACCTGCTGAAGGCGCCCTGGCGGGTTAGCCGCGCGCTGTGGCAGTCATTGCGCTTGCTCGGGACGTTGCAACCACAGGTGGTACTGGGCGCCGGAGGTTATGTGACCGGGCCCGGTGGTTTGGCAGCCTGGCTGAAACGGATTCCCCTGGTGATTCATGAGCAGAACGCTGTCGTAGGTACCAGCAACCGTTTGCTCGCTTTTCTTGCGTCACGCCGCTGCGAAGGCTTTCCGGGCAGCTTTGCTGGCGATGCCAAACGGCGCAGCACAGGTAACCCGGTGCGTGACGAGATTCTGCTGGTTCCGGATATGGGCTGGCAGGGTGAGCGGCGGCCGCGCTTGCTGATTCTTGGCGGCAGCCTGGGGGCATTGCCGCTCAATCGCTTGCTGCCGCAGGCGTTGGCGCAATTGGCGCCGGAATCACGCCCGGAAGTGGTCCATCAGTGCGGCAAGCAGCATCTTGAGCAGGCCCGTGCGGCCTATCAGGAAGCCGGCGTGCATGCGCATGTCGAAGCATTTATTGCCGATATGGCCGGCGCCTACGAATGGGCCGATCTGGTGGTTTGCCGGGCAGGCGCGCTGACTGTGGCCGAACTGGCCGCTGCAGGCCGGCCTTCCTTGCTGATACCGCTGCCGCATGCCATCGACGATCACCAGACCGCCAATGCCCGTTATCTCGCCAGTCAGGGGGCAGCCGAACTGCTGCCTCAGCATGGTCTGACCACTGACGATATGGCGCAGCGACTGATGACCCTGTTTTCTCACCCGGAGATGCTGCAGCAGATGGCCGTAAATGCACGACAACAAGCCAAACCCAACGCCACCGACGACGTGGTCAAGGCCTGCCAGGAGGTTGCCCGTGCGCGCTAA